In Phyllopteryx taeniolatus isolate TA_2022b chromosome 6, UOR_Ptae_1.2, whole genome shotgun sequence, one genomic interval encodes:
- the oscp1b gene encoding protein OSCP1, which produces MSSRTLPLLFINLGGEMLYILDQRLRAQSIPADKAKKVMNDIISTMFNKKFLEELLKPQELYSKKALRTVFDRLAHASIMRLNQASMDKLYDLMTMAFKYQVLLCPRPRDILLVSFNHMDAIKEFVKDTPCILCQVDEMYQQLIEMYTPLPSGEFQLIRQTLLIFFQDMHIRVSIFLRDKVQNSNGRFVLPISGPVPYGTKIPGLIRMYSCTGEETSRLQFNNGGNYTAALCEGSFEFFGDRVTKLGTNMYSVCRPVETHMSGTSKHSAQHTKVNMAPNPLAKEELNLLAKLMGGLDVPKAGNADSSFRVNLFTTDEEEEEALISRPDELSYGFINIQATKDRTANSELAKIMGEFSESRESPDQSPCASSKGDDLLAMMDSL; this is translated from the exons ATGTCGTCGAGGACTCTCCCGCTGCTCTTCATCAATCTGGGCGGAGAAATGCTTTATATCCTCGACCAGCGACTACGAGCTCAAAGTATCCCCGCCGACAAGGCAAAGAAAG TCATGAATGACATCATCAGCACCATGTTCAACAAAAAATTTCTGGAGGAGCTCTTGAAGCCACAGGAGCTCTACTCCAAGAAGGCGCTGCGCACCGTCTTTGACAGACTGGCCCACGCTTCTATTATGAGGCTCAATCAAGCCAGCATGGACAAG CTATACGACTTGATGACCATGGCCTTCAAGTACCAGGTTCTCCTGTGTCCTCGGCCCCGAGATATCCTCCTGGTCTCCTTCAACCACATGGATGCCATCAAGGAGTTTGTCAAGGACACGCCCTGCATCCTGTGCCAGGTGGACGAGATGTACCAGCAGCTCATCGAG ATGTACACTCCATTACCTAGCGGCGAATTCCAGCTGATTAGACAAACGCTTCTTATCTTCTTCCAGGACATGCACATAAGG GTATCCATTTTCCTCAGGGACAAAGTGCAGAACTCCAATGGTCGATTTGTGCTCCCCATCAGCGGTCCTGTGCCCTACGGGACAAAAATCCCGGGATTGATAAG GATGTATAGCTGTACTGGTGAGGAGACGAGCAGGTTGCAGTTCAACAACGGCGGAAACTACACCGCTGCACTCTGCGAAGGATCCTTTGAGTTTTTCGGTGACAGGGTGACCAAATTAGGCACTAACAT GTACAGCGTGTGCCGTCCGGTTGAAACTCACATGTCAGGAACCTCCAAGCACTCAGCTCAGCATACTAAG GTCAACATGGCTCCCAACCCTCTGGCTAAAGAGGAGCTCAACCTCTTAGCCAAACTAATGGGAGGCTTGGATGTGCCCAAGGCAGGAAATGCGGACAGTAGCTTCCGGGTTAACCTGTTCACTACCGACGAGGAGGAAGA AGAGGCGTTAATATCCAGACCTGATGAGCTGTCATATGGATTTATAAACATCCAAGCTACAAAG GACCGAACTGCCAACAGTGAGCTGGCCAAGATCATGGGCGAGTTCAGCGAGTCTCGGGAGTCGCCCGATCAATCTCCATGTGCCAGCAGCAAAGGAGACGACCTCCTGGCCATGATGGACAGTCTGTGA
- the LOC133479814 gene encoding cornifelin homolog translates to MSNPVVTSQPGAGGYGTNVQTGQWSTGLCSCCSDLLICAFGCICPSVLACYTADKYGENCCLGCVPGGLTGMRTHMRLTYGIQGTVCNDALMSFFCGICEVCRMAREIRIRNGETSP, encoded by the exons ATGTCAAACCCAGTGGTGACCAGTCAACCGGGCGCAGGTGGCTATGGCACCAACGTCCAAACGGGACAGTGGAGCACAGGCCTCTGCTCCTGCTGCAGTGATTTGTTGATTT GTGCTTTCGGCTGCATTTGCCCGTCGGTGCTGGCGTGCTACACGGCGGACAAATATGGTGAAAACTGCTGCTTGGGCTGCGTGCCGGGGGGCTTGACGGGAATGAGGACCCACATGAGGCTTACATATGGCATCCAG GGGACAGTATGCAACGATGCCCTCATGTCCTTCTTCTGCGGCATCTGTGAGGTGTGCAGAATGGCCAGAGAGATCCGCATCCGGAATGGAGAAACTTCACCTTAA